A window of Longispora fulva contains these coding sequences:
- the truB gene encoding tRNA pseudouridine(55) synthase TruB: MATTGLVIVDKPAGMTSHDVVARMRRLARTRRVGHGGTLDPMATGVLVLGVERGTKLLTYVIGSRKGYTGTIRLGQSTITDDAEGELVTAVPADDVSDEAVRAGLATMVGLIDQVPSSVSAIKIKGVRSYSRVRAGESVDLPARPITIHRLDVGEIRRSPGLVDVDVSVECSSGTYIRAIARDLGALTGVGGHLTALRRTAVGGFTLAEARTLDELAELDDPVNLDLNTAAERLFPRRDLDEAEAKVISHGGPLSPVGIEVPYAVYGPSGDVLAVMVEKAGRAKPELVLAPA, translated from the coding sequence GTGGCGACGACAGGGCTAGTGATCGTGGACAAGCCGGCGGGGATGACCTCCCACGACGTGGTGGCGCGCATGCGCCGCCTCGCGCGGACCCGACGGGTGGGCCACGGCGGCACCCTGGACCCGATGGCCACCGGGGTCCTGGTCCTCGGCGTGGAACGCGGCACGAAGCTGCTCACCTACGTGATCGGCAGCCGCAAGGGCTACACCGGCACGATCCGGCTCGGCCAGTCCACGATCACCGACGACGCCGAGGGCGAGCTGGTCACCGCGGTGCCGGCCGACGACGTGTCCGACGAGGCGGTCCGCGCGGGCCTCGCGACGATGGTCGGCCTGATCGACCAGGTGCCCAGCTCGGTCAGCGCGATCAAGATCAAGGGCGTCAGATCCTATTCCCGGGTACGCGCCGGCGAATCCGTCGACCTCCCCGCCCGCCCCATCACGATCCACCGCCTCGACGTGGGCGAGATCCGCCGGTCCCCGGGGCTGGTGGACGTCGACGTGTCCGTCGAGTGCTCGTCCGGCACCTACATCCGGGCGATCGCCCGCGACCTGGGGGCCCTGACCGGGGTCGGCGGCCACCTGACCGCGCTGCGCCGGACCGCCGTCGGCGGCTTCACGCTGGCCGAGGCGCGCACCCTCGACGAGCTGGCGGAACTCGACGACCCGGTGAACCTGGACCTGAACACGGCCGCCGAGCGGCTGTTCCCCCGCCGCGACCTCGACGAGGCCGAGGCCAAGGTGATCTCCCACGGCGGGCCGCTGTCCCCGGTCGGCATCGAGGTCCCGTACGCGGTCTACGGCCCGAGCGGTGACGTGCTCGCCGTCATGGTGGAGAAGGCCGGCCGCGCGAAGCCGGAACTGGTCCTGGCCCCGGCCTAG
- a CDS encoding FG-GAP-like repeat-containing protein: MNTVIRRALAGLVTTTALTAGLLGAITPAHAATGTDVATLARNNENKGPCQTNSIGGTGFQGPNESSCSGNAWCADFAGWAWANAGDHSIDVTGLTQGSWTFYNYGRRHTGSLHTDTGYRPQIGDAAVYNVTSYAANGDATYSDHVGLVTLVNPNGSIEVTNGNFSDKVMTNAIPASQVPVGSYQSAQGNTISAYVTPSGLSTPPPPPVPESFGGKLVDLNGDGKPDVIGRLNDNLYVWLNTTTTQTTVSGAVNLGAGWATMNSLMVADFNGDGKPDVLARQNDHLYVWLNTSTAGQPSVAGATDLGTGWTSENSLMAADFNGDGKADIIARLADNLYAWTSNGTGLSTPTNLGNGWTGENSLMAADFNGDGKADIIARLADNLYAWTSNGTGLSTPTNLGNGWTGENSLMAADFNGDGKADIIARLADNLYIWTSNGTGLSTPTNLGNGWTTMNALMTGDFNNDGKLDVLARQNDNLYVWKSTGTSLGGANNLGNGWTTITFVTKA; the protein is encoded by the coding sequence GTGAACACCGTCATCCGCCGTGCCCTCGCCGGCCTGGTCACCACCACCGCTCTCACCGCCGGCCTCCTCGGCGCCATCACCCCCGCCCACGCCGCCACCGGCACCGACGTCGCCACCCTCGCCCGCAACAACGAGAACAAGGGCCCCTGCCAAACCAACAGCATCGGGGGTACCGGCTTCCAGGGCCCCAACGAGAGCAGCTGCTCCGGCAACGCCTGGTGCGCGGACTTCGCCGGCTGGGCCTGGGCCAACGCCGGGGACCACTCGATCGACGTCACCGGCCTGACCCAGGGCTCCTGGACCTTCTACAACTACGGCCGGCGCCACACGGGCTCCCTGCACACCGACACCGGGTACCGGCCCCAGATCGGCGACGCCGCCGTCTACAACGTCACCTCCTACGCCGCCAACGGCGACGCCACCTACAGCGACCATGTCGGCCTCGTCACCCTCGTCAACCCCAACGGCTCCATCGAGGTCACCAACGGCAACTTCAGCGACAAGGTCATGACCAACGCCATCCCGGCGTCCCAGGTCCCCGTCGGCAGCTACCAGTCCGCCCAGGGCAACACGATCAGCGCCTACGTCACCCCGTCCGGACTCAGCACGCCGCCGCCCCCGCCGGTCCCGGAGTCCTTCGGCGGGAAGCTGGTGGACCTCAACGGCGACGGGAAGCCGGACGTGATCGGCCGTCTCAACGACAACCTGTACGTGTGGCTGAACACCACGACCACCCAGACCACCGTCAGCGGTGCGGTGAACCTCGGCGCGGGCTGGGCCACCATGAACTCGTTGATGGTGGCCGACTTCAACGGCGACGGGAAGCCGGACGTCCTCGCCCGGCAGAACGACCACCTGTACGTCTGGCTGAACACCTCCACGGCCGGCCAGCCCTCCGTGGCCGGTGCCACCGATCTCGGCACGGGCTGGACGAGTGAGAACTCCCTCATGGCGGCGGACTTCAACGGCGACGGCAAAGCCGACATCATCGCCCGCCTCGCCGACAACCTCTACGCCTGGACCAGCAACGGCACCGGCCTGAGCACCCCCACCAACCTCGGCAACGGCTGGACCGGCGAGAACTCCCTCATGGCCGCCGACTTCAACGGCGACGGCAAAGCCGACATCATCGCCCGCCTCGCCGACAACCTCTACGCCTGGACCAGCAACGGCACCGGCCTGAGCACCCCCACCAACCTCGGCAACGGCTGGACCGGCGAGAACTCCCTCATGGCCGCCGACTTCAACGGCGACGGCAAAGCCGACATCATCGCCCGCCTCGCCGACAACCTCTACATCTGGACCAGCAACGGCACCGGCCTGAGCACCCCCACCAACCTCGGCAACGGCTGGACGACGATGAACGCCCTGATGACCGGCGACTTCAACAACGACGGCAAGCTCGACGTCCTGGCCCGGCAGAACGACAACCTCTACGTCTGGAAGTCCACGGGCACCAGCCTGGGCGGCGCCAACAACCTCGGCAACGGCTGGACGACCATCACCTTCGTCACGAAGGCGTAG
- a CDS encoding MATE family efflux transporter, with protein sequence MTDVSLRRIAGLALPALAVLAAEPVYLLVDTAVVGHLGRTALASLAIGGGVLAVAAWIGNVLAFGTTSRSARLFGADRRAEAVAEGVQASWLALAAGLILVVAAQFGAGELATAMAGPGEVADGAATWLRIASLGAPGILLALAGNGWMRGVQDTRRPVRFVLGANLLSAVLCPLLVYPLGMGLAGSAVANVIAQCVSGALFVRALVVEGVPLAPHPARLLAQLTLSRDLIIRGLAFQVCFLSAAAVTARFGAAALAAHQIALQLWMFCAFALDALAIAAQSLVGADLGAGRAEEARRTAARITRIGAGCGVVLAAFIAVGAWWLPGLFTTDRAVLDQTMVAWPWFVAMELVAGVVFALDGVLIGAGDVAYMRNLTIAAALGGFLPAIWVTYALDLGLGGIWAGLTLFILIRLVTLVARLVSGRWAVVGAVR encoded by the coding sequence GTGACAGACGTTTCGCTCCGCCGGATCGCCGGGCTGGCCCTGCCGGCCCTCGCCGTGCTCGCGGCCGAGCCGGTCTACCTGCTCGTGGACACCGCGGTGGTCGGCCACCTCGGCCGGACGGCGCTGGCCTCCCTGGCCATCGGCGGCGGGGTGCTGGCCGTGGCCGCGTGGATCGGCAACGTGCTCGCGTTCGGCACCACGAGCCGCAGCGCCCGGCTGTTCGGGGCCGACCGGCGCGCCGAGGCCGTCGCCGAGGGGGTGCAGGCGTCCTGGCTGGCCCTGGCTGCCGGCCTGATCCTGGTCGTCGCCGCCCAGTTCGGCGCGGGGGAGTTGGCCACGGCGATGGCAGGGCCGGGCGAGGTCGCCGACGGGGCGGCCACCTGGCTGCGGATCGCCAGCCTGGGCGCGCCGGGCATCCTGCTGGCCCTCGCCGGCAACGGCTGGATGCGCGGCGTGCAGGACACCCGCCGGCCCGTCCGGTTCGTGCTCGGTGCCAACCTGCTCTCGGCCGTCCTGTGCCCCCTCCTCGTGTACCCGCTGGGGATGGGCCTCGCCGGCTCCGCCGTGGCCAACGTGATCGCCCAGTGCGTCTCCGGAGCCCTGTTCGTCCGGGCCCTGGTCGTCGAGGGCGTGCCGCTGGCCCCGCACCCGGCCCGGTTGCTGGCGCAGCTCACCCTCAGCCGCGACCTGATCATCCGGGGCCTGGCCTTCCAGGTCTGCTTCCTGTCCGCGGCTGCGGTGACCGCCCGGTTCGGCGCAGCGGCCCTCGCCGCGCACCAGATCGCCCTGCAGCTCTGGATGTTCTGCGCCTTCGCCCTCGACGCGCTGGCCATCGCCGCCCAGTCCCTCGTGGGGGCCGACCTGGGCGCCGGCCGCGCCGAGGAGGCCCGGCGGACGGCAGCCCGGATCACCCGGATCGGGGCCGGCTGCGGGGTGGTGCTCGCGGCGTTCATCGCCGTGGGCGCGTGGTGGCTGCCGGGGCTGTTCACCACCGACCGGGCGGTGCTCGACCAGACCATGGTCGCGTGGCCGTGGTTCGTGGCCATGGAGCTGGTGGCCGGGGTGGTGTTCGCCCTCGACGGGGTGCTGATCGGGGCCGGGGACGTCGCGTACATGCGCAATCTCACGATCGCGGCGGCGCTGGGCGGCTTCCTGCCGGCGATCTGGGTCACCTACGCGCTGGACCTGGGGCTCGGCGGGATCTGGGCCGGGCTGACCCTGTTCATTCTGATCCGACTCGTGACGCTGGTCGCGCGGTTGGTGTCGGGGCGGTGGGCGGTGGTGGGCGCGGTCCGCTAG
- a CDS encoding dTDP-4-dehydrorhamnose 3,5-epimerase family protein: MKITPLGIDGAFEILPVQRGDSRGLFLEWYRHDLFAEANGHPLRLAQANLSVSSKGTVRGVHFADVGPGQAKYVTCVRGAVLDFVIDIRVGSPTFGQHEVVRLDDVDRREVYLAEGLGHAICALTDDATLLYLCSETYAPQREREVSPLDPALGLEFPFARDELILSDKDVAAPTLAEAAEQGLLPEYAACQKLYIDLKV, translated from the coding sequence CATCGACGGCGCCTTCGAGATCCTGCCCGTCCAGCGCGGTGACAGCCGGGGCCTGTTCCTCGAGTGGTACCGCCACGACCTGTTCGCCGAGGCCAACGGCCACCCGCTCCGGCTGGCCCAGGCCAACCTGTCGGTGTCCTCCAAGGGCACGGTGCGCGGGGTGCACTTCGCGGACGTCGGCCCCGGCCAGGCCAAGTACGTGACGTGCGTCCGGGGCGCCGTGCTCGACTTCGTGATCGACATCCGGGTCGGCTCGCCCACCTTCGGCCAGCACGAGGTCGTCCGGCTCGACGACGTCGACCGGCGCGAGGTCTACCTGGCCGAGGGGCTCGGGCACGCGATCTGCGCGCTGACCGACGACGCGACCCTGCTGTACCTGTGCTCGGAGACCTACGCGCCCCAGCGGGAACGCGAGGTGTCCCCACTGGACCCGGCGCTGGGGCTGGAGTTCCCGTTCGCGCGCGACGAGCTCATCCTGTCCGACAAGGACGTGGCCGCGCCGACGCTCGCCGAGGCCGCGGAGCAGGGCCTGCTGCCGGAGTACGCGGCCTGCCAGAAGTTGTACATCGATCTGAAGGTCTGA